ACGGGCGACGGTTGGAAGGCCTGCTTGCGGCTGAAGGCCAGAAGCTGGCGGGTGAGATTGCTGGCGCGGTCGGTGGCCTCGGCAATCTCATGCACGGACGCCTGCGCCTGGGGGGGAAGACCTGGCAGGCTGGCCAGCATCTCGGTGTGCCCCTTCATCACCGTCAGCAAATTATTAAAGTCATGCGCCACGCCGCCGGCAAGCGCGCCGATGCCTTCCATTTTGGCCGACTGGCGCAATTGCGCCTCCAAAGTCTTGCGGGCGGTAATGTCCACATCAATAAACAGCCAGCACGCCTCCAGCCCGACTTGCAGCGGCTCAACCGAGGTCAGCACATCCACCACGGCGCCGGTCTTGGTGCGCAACTGCAGCTCCATGTTGGTCACCGAGCCATGGCGCTGCAGGGTCATCATGAGCTGTTCACGCTGGGCGGGATTCACCCATAGCCGCAATTCCGAGGCGGAACGCCCGATCAATTCCTCCCGGGTGTAGCCCATCAGCTTGACATAACTGTCATTCACCTCGATGAAGCGCCCGTCATTTTGCGCGCAAATGCCAATGGCCATGGGGTTGGCGCGGAAAATGCGCTGGAAGCGCTCCCGGGCGTGGCGCAGCTCGGTTTCCAGACGTTTGCGGGCAGTGATGTCTTGTTGAATGGCGATGAAGTGGGTGATGCGGCCGCGGGCGTCGCGGATGGGGGTGACCCGTTGCTCCTGCGTGTAGAAACTGCCGTCTTTGCGGCGGTTGACAATTTCACCCGTCCAGGTTTTGCCGGCCAGAATGGTGTCCCAGTAACGCTGGAAAAAGTAACGGTCATGCCGTCCGCTGTTGAGCAGGCGCGGATTTTTTCCCAGCACTTCCTCCAGGGTATAACCGGTTTCCTCGGTGAACGCGCGATTGACAAAAATAATCGCCCCGGCGGCGTTGGTGATGACGACGGGATGCGGCAGCACATGCAAGGCGGCGGTTTGCAGGCGGGTGAGCAGGTGCAAATCATCCTGCGGGGCCAGCGGAAAGACCAGCGCCGCGCCTCCCACCAGCACGCCCTGGGCATCGGTGACGGGACTGAGAAAGAACTCGCACGCGATTGGTGCGCCATCGGCCCGCAGCAATCGCCAGGTCACCGCCTGGTGCCGGGACGGTCCCGCCTGCCAGGCAGAGCATATCTCCGGCCATTGCCGCCAATCTTCCGGCGCGACAAGCCGGGACATGGCCTGTCCGGGGAGGGCGTTTTCGGCTTGTCCTGCCAGCAGGGCGAAGGCTGGATTGGCCGCAACGCATTGCCCTTCCAGCGACCAGTGAATGATGCCGGCTTTGGAATGTTCAAACAGCGCACAGCACGCCGCCTCCGTTTGCAGCAATGCACGTGTAGCCTGATGCCACGGAGCCCACGATGATGGCTTTCCGGTGCCCATTAAATTTTTCCGGGATCGCGTCCCTGCAAAAACTCAGCCGCCTTTTCGCTCCTTACTCTACTTCGGCCTCTGGGTTTCTCTCCAATACGGAGAGCGCGCAGAGCGCGACGTCAACCTTGTTGCGGGATACGATTACTACTTGTGGCGGCATTGACAAGTCTGAATACATTTTGCTGCATCGGTATTTGTCCGACAAAGGGCCTCCCTTATTTCATGGATTGACTGCGAGCAGCCAGGAGCGCGCGGCACGCCACCTCCCGCTGGAGTTGGGTACGGCGCCATCCGCCGCCGGCGCAGTCGCTTTTTCTGGTTTTCTTTTGCGCCGCGGTCATTTTAGTGTTGGGTCATGAGTTTGTTTGCACAATGCGCGCCGCCTTCGCGCCAGGTGAAGACCGCCGAGGTCAGTGACGTGGTGGCTCGTGCCATGCCTCAGGCGGATTATCGCGGCCAACGGCTGTTGTTAATCATTCCCGACCACACCCGCACCGCGCCGGTGGGGTTGATGTTCAAGACCCTGCATGCCCACCTGGCGCCGGTAGTGAAATCCCTCGACGTTCTCGTCGCCCTCGGGACGCATGTGGCCATGACCGAGGAAGCCATTTGCGAGCGCCTGGAAATCAGCCTGGCGGAAAGGCGTGACCGCTACGGTCAGGTGCGGTTTTACAATCACGAGTGGGATAATCCGTCGGCCTTGCGCCAGGTGGGCACGCTTTCGGCCGAGGAAATCAGCCAGTTGACTCAGGGCCTTTTTGCCATGGAGGTGCCGGTGGAGGTCAACAAATTAGTTTTTGAATATGACCAGGTGGTGATTGTGGGGCCAGTTTTCCCGCATGAAGTGGTGGGCTTTTCCGGCGGCAACAAGTACCTGTTCCCCGGCGTGGCTGGCCCGCAAATCTTGAACTTCTTCCACTGGCTTGGCGCCGTGGTCACCAACCCGATGATCATCGGCAATCAGTGGACGCCCGTGCGCCAGGTGGTGGACAAGGCCGGCGCGCTGGTCAACGTGCCGAAAATTTGTTTCTGCCTGGTGGTCGAGGGACACGCGCTGGCGGGCCTGTACGCCGGCACGCCGGAAGGAGCCTGGGCGGCGGCGGTGGAATTATCCCGGCAATTGCACATCACTTACAAAGACCATCCCTATCACACCATCCTGTCGTGCGCGCCCAAGATGTACGACGAGCTATGGACGGGCGGCAAATGCATGTACAAGCTCGAGCCGGTGCTGGCGGACGGCGGCGAATTGATTATTTATGCGCCGCACATTACGGAGATTTCGCTCACCCATGGGCGGGTGATTCGGGAAGTGGGCTATCATTGCCGCGACTATTTCCTCAAGCAGTGGGAGCGCTTCAAGCATTACCCTTGGGGTGTGCTGGCGCACTCCACGCATGTGCGGGGCATTGGCACGTTTGAAAATGGCGTCGAACGCTGCCGGGCCCAGGTCACCCTGGCCACCGGCATCCCGGAGGACGTTTGTCGTAAAATCAATCTGGGTTATCGCGACCCGCGCAGCATCCAGCCGGAGGCTTTCGCCAACCGTGAGGACGAGGGCGTGCTGCTGGTGCCCAAGGCAGGCGAAATGCTTTTCCAGCTCAAACATCCGCCCGTCTGGGCGGGCGGCAGGGCATGAGGCCGCTTGAAGGAATGGTATGCCGATTTTTTACGACACCCACGCCCACCTGGACGACGGCAGTTTCCGGCGGGATTTGCCTGAAGTGCTGCAACGCGCGGGGGGAGCAGGCATTGAGCGCATCATTACCATAGGAGTGGATGAGGAGAGCAGCCGCGCGGCGGTGAAACTGGCCGAGGCGCATCCCCAAGTTTATGCCGCCGTGGGCTGGCATCCCAATCATGCGGCAGAAGCGCCGGCGGAAGTGCGGCCGGTTTTGCGCGAGCTGGCGCAGCACCCCAAAGTGGTCGCCATCGGCGAAATTGGCCTGGATTACAAATACCTCCCCAGCTTGCAGGGCGGGACGCCCGAAGACGATGCGCGGCACAAGGAGCGGCAGGCGCAATTATTCGCCCAGCAAATGGAACTGGCGGTTGAACTGGGGTTGCCCATCGTGGTGCACCAGCGGTTTTCGATGGCAGACATCCTGGCTCAGATGCAGCCGTTCGTGGGGCGGTTGCGGGCGGTGTTTCATTGCTTTTCCGAAGCGCCGGAGCTGGTGAAGCGGATTTTGGACATGAACTGCCTGGTCAGCTACACGGGCATCCTGACCTATAAAAATGGCCAGAATGTCCGGGAATCCCTGGCTGCTGCGCCGCTGGGTTCTTTCATGCTGGAGACGGATTGCCCTTACATGACCCCGGAGCCGTGGCGCAAGTCGGCGCGGCGATGCGAGCCGGCGTTTGTGGCGGACATTGCAGCCGTGGCGGCACAGGTCAAAGGCTGTTCCCTGGCGGAACTTTCCGCGGCTACCTGCGCGGCGGCCTGCCGCTTCTTTCACAAAATGCCGGCTCCCGAGGCTTAACCTGTCGCGGTCCCGCCGTGAGAACGTTGCACCAATACCTCGTGCGCCAGACCCTCGCCACCGTGGTGATGACGGTGGGGGTGTTCACCGGCATTTTGCTGCTGGGCAATGTGCTGCGAGAGGTCACCCTGCTGTTGTTGAACGAGCAGGTGCGCGCTGTGACGGTGTTCAAAGCGCTGGGGTTGCTGGTGCCTTATGTACTGGTGTTTGCCCTGCCCATGGGCCTGCTCACCGCCATGCTGCTGACCTTTGGCCGGTTGAGCGCCGAGCAGGAGCTGAATGCCATGCGGGGCGGCGGGGTTTCCGTGGTGTCGCTGGTGACGCCGGTGTTGTTGATGGCGGTGGGCTTTAGCTGTCTGAGCGGTTTTATCAACCTCTACCTGGCGCCGAGCTGCCGCATGGCGTACAAAGACATGCTGGCCGAGTTGCGGCAGGTGCGTCCAGCCACGGTGCTGACCGCCGGCCGGTTCGTCAAAGACATTCCCGGTTACATCATCTACGTCAGCAAGGTGACCGACGCCCAGATGCACGATGTGCTTATTTCCAAAGTGGACAAGGAAGGGGAGGTCACCACCATCCTGCAGGCGGCCAGGGGGGTGGTGGAGCCAGGGCCGGAGACCAATCAGTTTGTGTTGCGATTGTTTGAGGCCCGCGGTTCCACTCTGGAAAAAGGCGTGTTGCAGGCCATGCCTTTTTATGCCGGCGAGGCCGAGTTCATCCTCGACCTGCCCAAACAACGTGCCCGCTCGATCAAGCTGAATGAGATGACGTTTTTTGATTTGCTGGAGGAGCGCCGCCGCGTGGAGCAACTGATGGGCGGCGCCCTGGGCCTGGAGGCCAGACTTTTGCCCGCTGGCGCGCGGGACAAAGTCCTCGCGCCCTTGAAGGTGCAGCTTCACCATCAAGTGGCCTTCTCCTTTGCCTGCCTGGGATTCACGCTGATTGGCATTCCGTTGGGCATTCGCAGCCATCGCAAGGAAACCAGCGTGGGCGTGGCGGTGGCCCTGGTGCTGGTGCTGGTTTATTACAGCTTCTTCATTTTGGCCGACGCCCTGGCCACCAGGGCGCAATGGCATCCCTGGCTGTTCTGCTGGATTCCCAATTTTCTGTTCCAGGGCATGGGCATGTGGCTGCTGTGGCGGGTCAACCGGCAGTGAAATCTCCCTATGATCACGCCGTTAAAACTCCCGTTTTTATTGGAGCACTTTGCCGTGGCGGTCTCCGCCATCAGCGGGGTGCTGGCGGCGCGGGGCAAGCGGGTGGATTTGTTTGGGGTGCTGGTTCTGGCGGTGGTGACGGCTTTTGGCGGGGGCACGGTGCGGGATGTGTTGCTGGGGGATCAACCGATTTTCTGGGTGCGCCAGCCGGCCTATTTGTACAACGCCGTGCTGACGGCCCTGGTCATGTTTCTGGTGGTGCGCTACCAGGATTTGTCGGGCCGGGGCCTGCTGGTCGCCGATGCTTTCGCGCTGGCGTTGTTTTCCATTGTGGGGGCGCACAAGGCGCTTCTGTTCAACACGCCGCCGCTGGCGGCCACGGCCATGGGGGTGGTGACCGGGGTGGCGGGAGGCATGTTGCGCGATGTCCTGCTCATGGAAATCCCCCTGGTTTTCCGTCGGCAAATCCACTTTTACGCCACGGCCTCTCTGGCGGGAGCGGGACTGTTTGTGGTGTTGGAAGAATGGGTGCCGCACGTATCGCGCAACATGCTGCTGGGGGTCGGCGTTACCCTGGCCCTGCGGCTCTTGAGTCTTAAATACAAACTTGCCCTGCCGGAGATGCCCGAACGCAAGTAACCCGCCACGGGCCCTCAGTGAATGAGCGTGCGTTTTCCTTACACTCGTGTCAGGCTCATGCCGTGCGTTTAACCCGCTGGCAAAAATGGCTCTTGGTGATTGTAGCCCTGGGCGGCTTGCTTTGGCTGTTTGACCGTTGGCGGTTGTGGCAGGAAAACGCGCACGACAAAACCATCGCCGCCGCCGCGCGGAAATACGGTGTGGATCCCGCCCTGATCAAGGCCGTCATCTGGCGCGAAAGCCGGTTCGACCCCAAGGCTCGCGGCCGCCGGGGGGAAGTCGGCTTGATGCAAATCATGGAGCCTACTGCCCGCGATTGGGCCAAAGCGGAGAATCGCACCCTGGTTTTTCACACCGAATTATTCGACCCCCAGAAGAACATCGAGTGTGGCACGTGGTACCTGCGCCGGCTACTGTTACGTTATCCGCAAACCGATAATCCACTGCCTTACGCGCTGGCGGATTACAATGCCGGCCGCGCCAACGTGCTCAAGTGGCTCAATGGGCCGGCGGCCACCAACAGCGCGGCTTTTGTGCAGGCCATTGGCTTCCCTTCCACGCGAGCGTATGTCATTGCGGTCATGGAACGCCACGCGCATTATCGCAAAACGTGGCGTCCCCCCAAATCCTGAGCCCCTCAAAAGGCCACATTCAGCGCGGTCAGCGCTTTTTCTGCGGCTTCCTTGAGGTGCCGCTCCTTGGGGTCGGTGCGGGTGCGCTGGAAATGTTGATAAATCTTGACGGCCTCGCGGGGCTTGCCTGTGGCCGCCAATTTTTCGGCCAGCAGGAGGCAGGCATCGGTCATTTTAATTTTCTCGTAGTCATTGGCAGCGTCGGCCATTTTCAGCAGGCGGTTTGCATCCGATGCCTCGCCGAGCCGGGCCAAAGCCCAGCCTGCGGCCAGCCGCACATCCTGGTCCTGGTGGAACAGGAGCCGCCGAAGCGCTGGTGCGGCTTCAGCAACTTCCCAGCGTCCCAATGCCTGAATGGCCCCCACCAGGTTTCTGCCAGTGATTTGGGAAAGGCTGCGGGTCAGGGCACGGACGGCGGGCCTGCCCACAGCCTCGAGGCAGGCCAGCGCGTACAACCCCAGTTCTTCATCGCCTGCGAGTCTGGCCAGGTCGTTCACCTGGGCGGGGCCGGCAATCCATTGCAATTCGCGAATGAACAATCCCCGCGTGGCCTTGCTATAATTGGCATCCAACATGGCGCTGGCCAGCAGCCCGGCCAGACGCTCCTTGTGTTTCAACTGTTCGGGGCGCCCCACATACACCACCAGGCCATGCAGGACGTATTCAGCTTTGTAATTGGCAAAACCCGGGTCCGCCGGGTCCTTCACCAACCCGAGCAATTCCTTGAGCGCCGGGTCGCCACCACCGAGGATTTTCTGGTAAATCGGCTCGGCTTCACTCCAAGCCGGGCCGGTGAATTTGCTGGGCGTGCCGGGTTTATCCACTTCCGGCATTTGCTCGACCAGTGCTTTGATGTCCAAGGTATTGTCTGCCATAAAACCTCCGGGCATGGGATGAGGTGGGGTCTGGGTTGAGGTTACAGGTGCCACGGGGGCCGCATGGGCGGATTGACCAGCCGGTTGGCCTCTTCATCGCCAATGATTTCCTCCTTCACGGGGTCAAAGCGGATTTTACGTCCCACGCGAATGGCAATGTTGGCCAGATGCATGATGCATACTGTGCGATGGGCGGCTTCGGCGTGGCCCCCCGGTTGCTTGCGGGTTTTTACCGCCTCAGTGAAGTCAATCAGCGGCTCGGGGTCGGGCATTTGTTTGAGTTTTTGCCGGCTCTCCTCGTCCAAATCCTCCAAACGCACCGGCCGCGCTTTGAGCCGGTCATAATCCGGCCCCCATTCGCCGCTGACCAGGACGATGGTAAAGCCATTGGCATATTTCAGCTCCACCCAGCCCCACATGCCACAGACTTCGGGATGCGCCGGCGGGGCCAGCGCCTCAATCTCCACCGGCGCGGTATCGTCCACGCCGTAAGTCCAAGTTACGGGGTCCATGGCGTGCTGGCCCATGTCGCCCAGGCCGCCGCCCTCGTAATCCCAATAACCGCGATGCGTGCCGCCGAAACGGTGGGGATGATAGGGCTTCATGGGCGAGGGGCCGACATACATATCCCAATCCAGCCACTTGGGCACGGGTTGGGGTTTGGCATTGACGATGCCGCTCCATTCCTTGACTTTCAGCCCGCCCGCTTTGATGTACACCGCTTTGCATTCCTTGAGCAGGCCGCTTTTCATGATTTTGCGGGTCAGGACATCGCCCGGATTGCGCGCCGCGGAAAAACGGCCAAAGGTGCCAATCTGAAAGATACGGCCATAGCGTTTGGCGGCGTTCACCACGGCGCGCCCTTCGGCGATGAAGCGAGTCATCGGTTTTTCGCACATGACATCCTTGCCGGCTTCCATGGCCATGATGGAAATCAAAGCGTGCCAGTGCGGCGGCGTGGCGATGGCCACCACATCAATATCCTTGCGCTCCAACACGCGGCGAAAATCGGTGTAGTAGCGTTTATTGTCGGCCCGGTCTTTGAAGCGCACGTCGCACTCGACCAGTTTCACCGCATTCAGCCCCTTGAGGTTGTCAAAGGTGCCGGGGCCGCGCCCGCCGCAGCCAATGAGCGCGCCGCCCACCGTTTCACTGGGGGGCGGCACACCAGGTTGCCCCAAAACATGGCGGGGGATGATGGTGATGGTCGTCAGACCGGCAACAGCTCCTTTAATGAAATGCCGGCGGGACGTCCGCAGTGGGATTCTTTTCATACCCTGTCATCGTGCCACGCGCCGCCTGGCGTGGCCAGCCCATAATTGGTCCGGTGCCGCCTCCTTGCAGCAAGGTTGTAGTCTCAGTCTGGTGGACAATCCCGGCGGGTTATGCCACTTTTTCGGCGCGCAACGCATGAGCACCACCGAAAAACCAAGATTAGGCCGCACCTTCTGGACGCTGAACGTCATTGAAATGTGGGAGCGGCTCGCCTTCTACAACCTGCGAGTCATGGCGCCGATTTACATCATGCAGGCCGATGACCCCGGCGGGTTGCATCTGACGGCGGCGGACAAGGGCACCATCTATGCCTGGTGGGCGGTGTTTCAATCCATTCTGCCGGTATTCACCGGCGGACTGGCGGATCGGTTTGGCTACAAGCGCACCCTTACCTTTGCCCTGAGTCTGATGATGGTGGGCTACCTGATGATTGCCTTGCTGCGCGATTTGGGCTTCATCAGTAATTTCTGGGCGTTGTTTATCAGCATTATGACCCTGGCCACCGGTACCGCCTTTTTCAAGCCCAGCATTCAAGGTTCGCTGGCCAACATCCTGACCCGGGCCAATTCCTCGGTGGGCTGGGGTATTTTTTACTGGGTGGTCAATGTGGGCGCCTTCATCGGCCACTTTTTACCCTCGCTTTTTCTTGTTTATAGCACGGCCTTTCCCGGGCCTTTTTATGCCGAGTCTCACTCCAAAGAGGCCTGGCGCAATCTTTTCCTGGCCTCGGCGGTGTTCACCAGTTTCAACCTCATGTTGTTGTTTTTCCTCAAAGATACGCCTTCCGGCGCCTCAGCCACCGAGTCGCCGCTCTCCGTGCTGGCGCGTACGGTGCGGAACATCTTTGAGCCGCGCCTGCTGGCCTGGATTGCCATCATGTCCTGCTTCTGGCTCATGATGTACCAGCTCTGGGATTTGCAGCCCAATTTCATCAGCGACTGGCTCGACAGCCGGCCGGCGGCCGAGCTGCTGCGGCGCCTGCCCGATTGGGCCTATAATTCCATGGTGGGCGACACCCCCCGGGGGCCGATGGTGCGCCAGCAGGTGCTGCTGAGTTTTAACGCCTTGTTCATCATCCTGGGGGTCATTGGCATGGCCTGGCTCACCCGCAAGATGCGCACCCTGGAAGCCATGCTCATTGGTATGTTGATGGCCACGGGCGGCATTGTGCTGGCCGGCTGGACGATGAACGTCTGGCTCTTGATTGCCGGCATCTTGTTGTTTTCGCTGGGCGAAATGCTCACCGGCCCCAAGAAAAGTGAGTACCTGGGTTTGATTGCACCGCCGGGCAAGAAGGGATTGTACCTGGGGTATGTGAACATTCCAGTGGGCGTGGGAGTTTATGCCGGCAGCGAGCTGGCAGGGTACGTCTATGGTCACTATGGCGAAAAGGCCGTGCTGGCGCTGCGATACCTGGCGGAGAAAACCCCCTGGGGCCAGAGCAAACAGTGGGACGGCTCCATCGCCACCCTGCAGGAGACGCTTGGGGTGACACGCATGCAAGCCATGGACAAGCTGGTGGAGGTGACAGGCTTGGACCACGTGCAGGCCACCCAGTTGTTGTGGGACACCTATTCGCCCCACGCCCACGTGTGGCTGCCCTTTGCCGCGGTTGGCATCGTGGCCGCGGTGGCTTTGTGGATTTTTGGCCGCATGGCCAGGAAATGGCAGGACATGAATGCGTGAGACTCAAATGTTGCGGGGGGCGGACGAGTCAGGGTGACGGCTCCCAAATTGCCGCACCAAGTCGGGAAAGAGGCACGGCTCGCACAGCGCATTGGCCTGGTCACAACAATCTCGCACAATTTGCAACAACCCCTGTTGTGCTGCCGCGGTTTTCAAGCAGGTGGCCCGGCTGCCGCCCAGCAGCCGTTGGCGGGCCAGCTTTAACACCGCGTTGTCCTGCCCTGCCGGCCAGCTTAAAAAACGTTGCTCGACGCGGCGGAGGCGCGAGCGGTCCCGGCACTCGAGGGCTTGCGCGTAGAACCAGGGCAGGAGGGCATTCACCGCCAAATCGGTGGCGCGTTCCTCGCCCAGCATCGGTTGCCGGCGGGGCAGCCGCGGAGAGTGGAGGCTCCAGTGCCAGTCCCAGAAGTCATCTTGTGCAGCCACCCCCTGAATCAGGGATGAAGTGAGCGCTGAAGCCGGCCAGTCCGTGTCAAACCATTGTTTGACTTGTTCTGTCCAGCGCGGCGCGGCCAGCCATTGGCCGGCCAGGGCCAGGCGGCGTTGGGGGTGATTGGCGGGGCGCAATCCGCCCAGCCGCCAGAGCGTGCGCGGCATGAGACAATCGGCAAAAGCATCACGTTCACGCCACCACCAGTCCCAGAGTTGCCGGGCATGCGCGGCGTTGCCGGCGCGGCCGTCCATGTCCGCGGGCAACAACCCGCTGACGCCCAATAACCGCGCCTGGCAGTGCAGGGCGTTGGAGCTGCCCGCCTGCAGGCGCTCCCGCATTTCGCCGAGGTTTTGCATCGGCCAGGTGTTGTGCTTGTAGCCCAGGGCGCGGAACACCCCCTCCCACAAAGCCTGCTCCCACCCGGCTACGCGCGCGCGATGCAGCAGTTGCAGGGCTTTGCCATGCAGCCGTACCAGCGCCGCCTGATGCAGCAGCTCGTCCCGCTGGGTTGCTGAAAGTTCCCGCCACGCGGCGGCGCAACGCCCGGCTTGTTCCGGTGGCAATTCCGGGGCGGCATCCGCCCCTATCCACGCCGCCAAAACCTCCAGCGGCGCCTCCAGGTAATCCTTCAGTGCCAGCGCAGGCAGGGCAGGGGAGGCCTGCGCAGGATTTTCCCAAAGGACATGCAGGACGACTTGCGCATAAGCCGGGTTGCGATCATGGCCGTGCTGGCGCCATCCGGCGGCTTGCACATCAATTTCCACATCACCCTGCCGGGGCAGGTCATTATCCAGTTGCAGCACGGCCTGGCGAAAATCCGGGCCGGGCTCCCGATTGCAAAATCCTGGATGAAGCACGCGCAATTTGCGCCCATCCAGCAGTCGCAGACGCTCGCGCTGCAGCCGTTGATGCTGCCAAATCCACTGTAACCAGCGTTCTGGCGGGGCTGCCGTGGCCGTTT
This is a stretch of genomic DNA from Fontisphaera persica. It encodes these proteins:
- a CDS encoding DUF2851 family protein — translated: MNDPRDMAEPPASLFYAQWRESLAPPALRETATAAPPERWLQWIWQHQRLQRERLRLLDGRKLRVLHPGFCNREPGPDFRQAVLQLDNDLPRQGDVEIDVQAAGWRQHGHDRNPAYAQVVLHVLWENPAQASPALPALALKDYLEAPLEVLAAWIGADAAPELPPEQAGRCAAAWRELSATQRDELLHQAALVRLHGKALQLLHRARVAGWEQALWEGVFRALGYKHNTWPMQNLGEMRERLQAGSSNALHCQARLLGVSGLLPADMDGRAGNAAHARQLWDWWWRERDAFADCLMPRTLWRLGGLRPANHPQRRLALAGQWLAAPRWTEQVKQWFDTDWPASALTSSLIQGVAAQDDFWDWHWSLHSPRLPRRQPMLGEERATDLAVNALLPWFYAQALECRDRSRLRRVEQRFLSWPAGQDNAVLKLARQRLLGGSRATCLKTAAAQQGLLQIVRDCCDQANALCEPCLFPDLVRQFGSRHPDSSAPRNI